Proteins from a genomic interval of Balaenoptera musculus isolate JJ_BM4_2016_0621 chromosome 16, mBalMus1.pri.v3, whole genome shotgun sequence:
- the LOC118882855 gene encoding LOW QUALITY PROTEIN: scavenger receptor cysteine-rich domain-containing protein SCART1-like (The sequence of the model RefSeq protein was modified relative to this genomic sequence to represent the inferred CDS: inserted 2 bases in 2 codons), with translation MVTYLPDLRRSTTQQRTDQFLPRGARVSEEVDGGLLSGGSWLRPWDCGAMRAALWALGLGILLFTVRAVPTGGPSDLRLAYRHAPCDGVVLVRHEGEWGHVCNQEWMLNEASVVCRQLGCGRAVGAPKYVPLPGEVVRPWLHNVSCRGDESSLRGCSLGVWARSQCPYEWVVVTLCSNGTFREVRLVKGRSPCAGLPEIRNVNGVGRLCGLHQEEAAVFCRELGCGLALQAPRRDGGVARKYMTCRGNEQTIRNCRLNNKFRSGCDFRRDAQVICSGHTEARLAGGDHPCAGRLEVRRSLTWGSVCDADLDLATAHVVCRELQCGVAVSTPGXAHFGRGSGLMWMEAFCCVGNESLLFHCPRGPGHQCGHGQDAGLRCSGEARRLVNGSSACEGRVELQVQGAWAPLCAAHWDLADATVLCHQLNCGNAVAIHPGGHFGDGDSTIWPDVFHCVGTESYLWNCPXSTLGAPACVPGNAATALCSGLPDALRLRDGQSRCDGRVEVSLAGVWGRVLDDAWDLRGAAVVCRQLECGGPERAYEAPAPRRGAVPLGLSRARCLGTETRLTQCNVSESPLVSAGASRDAGVVCSGSRRVRLAAGPGRCAGRVEVLQGGAWGTVCDDGWDLRDAHVVCQQLGCGHALSAPGAAHFGAGAGRIWMDELGCEGHESALWRCPSGGWGRNDCGHKEDAGVFCSGSVALRLRGGAGRCAGWLDVFYNGTWGAVCSNALKDTSLSIICTQLGCGEQGWLENRPTHTSLGTSWVDNIQCRRLQNSTLWQCPSAPWHPRSCARGEEVWITCAGLSEISTQDSGEALNCSSTDSCPEEGALRVRGGEDRCSGRVELWHAGSWGTVCDDSWDLADAEVVCRQLGCGWAVGALAGAAFGPGSGPVWLDEVGCRGSEASLWGCPVEPWGRGDCGHKEDAGVRCSGDRGSLTLPPASAALRAGTLPMIFSLVLGTLLVVISLVLGAQWFRGRGACGGSGTLGNLPSEGVYEDVGAVPMGEEDEGPRVSRALVLGEEYDDTGEPEEGDADEAAPLNATGVHLCALASPALFLLYCSYAQGSAPASPYI, from the exons GGGCTCGGCATCCTTCTCTTCACTGTCAGGGCAGTCCCCACTG GTGGACCCAGCGACCTGAGGCTGGCCTATAGGCACGCTCCGTGTGACGGGGTGGTGCTGGTCCGGCACGAAGGGGAGTGGGGACACGTGTGCAACCAGGAGTGGATGCTGAATGAAGCATCTGTGGTCTGTAGGCAGCTGGGCTGCGGCCGTGCCGTGGGCGCCCCCAAATACGTCCCGCTGCCTGGAGAGGTGGTGCGGCCCTGGCTCCACAACGTGTCCTGCAGGGGCGATGAGTCCTCTCTCCGGGGGTGCAGCCTGGGGGTGTGGGCGCGGAGCCAGTGCCCCTACGAGTGGGTGGTGGTCACTCTGTGTTCCA ACGGCACTTTCCGGGAGGTCCGGCTGGTGAAGGGCCGAAGCCCCTGTGCGGGACTTCCCGAAATCAGGAATGTGAACGGGGTGGGCCGCCTCTGTGGCCTGCACCAGGAGGAGGCCGCGGTGTTCTGCCGGGAGCTGGGGTGCGGCCTGGCGCTGCAGGCCCCCCGCCGAGATGGGGGCGTAGCCAGGAAGTACATGACCTGCAGGGGCAACGAGCAGACCATCCGGAACTGCAGACTGAACAACAAGTTCCGCAGTGGCTGCGACTTCCGGCGAGATGCCCAGGTGATCTGCTCAG GACACACGGAGGCCCGGCTGGCGGGCGGCGACCACCCCTGCGCTGGGCGCCTGGAGGTGAGGCGCAGCCTGACCTGGGGCAGTGTCTGCGACGCCGACCTGGACCTGGCCACGGCCCACGTGGTGTGCCGGGAGCTGCAGTGTGGCGTGGCCGTGTCCACACCTG GTGCCCACTTCGGCCGGGGCTCGGGGCTCATGTGGATGGAGGCCTTCTGCTGTGTGGGCAACGAGTCCCTGCTATTCCACTGCCCTCGGGGGCCCGGGCACCAGTGTGGGCACGGCCAGGACGCTGGGCTCAGGTGCTCAGGTGAGGCCAGAAGG CTGGTCAACGGCAGCAGCGCCTGCGAGGGGCGTGTGGAGCTCCAGGTTCAGGGGGCCTGGGCGCCCCTCTGTGCCGCCCACTGGGACTTAGCAGATGCCACGGTCCTCTGCCACCAGCTCAACTGTGGCAACGCGGTGGCCATACACCCAGGAGGCCATTTTGGGGACGGGGACTCAACCATCTGGCCCGACGTGTTTCACTGCGTGGGGACAGAGTCCTATTTGTGGAATTGCC TGAGCACCCTGGGGGCCCCGGCCTGTGTCCCCGGCAACGCGGCCACGGCGCTCTGCTCAG gcctccctgacGCCCTGCGGCTGAGGGACGGACAGAGCCGCTGTGATGGCCGCGTGGAGGTGTCCCTGGCTGGGGTGTGGGGCCGCGTCCTGGACGACGCGTGGGATCTGCGCGGCGCGGCCGTCGTGTGCCGGCAGCTGGAGTGCGGAGGGCCTGAGCGAGCCTACGAGGCGCCGGCGCCCCGGCGCGGGGCTGTCCCGCTGGGGCTGAGCCGCGCGCGCTGTCTGGGCACCGAGACCCGCCTAACGCAGTGCAACGTGTCCGAGTCCCCGCTGGTGTCCGCGGGGGCGTCGCGGGACGCGGGAGTCGTGTGCTCCG GGAGCCGCCGGGTTCGGCTGGCCGCGGGGCCGGGCCGCTGTGCGGGGCGCGTGGAGGTGCTTCAGGGGGGCGCGTGGGGCACCGTGTGCGACGACGGCTGGGACCTGCGGGACGCCCACGTGGTCTGCCAGCAGCTGGGCTGTGGCCACGCGCTCAGCGCCCCAGGGGCCGCGCACttcggggccggggccgggcgcATCTGGATGGACGAGCTGGGCTGTGAGGGCCACGAGTCTGCGCTGTGGCGGTGCCCGTCGGGGGGTTGGGGCCGGAACGACTGCGGGCACAAGGAGGACGCCGGCGTCTTCTGCTCAG GGTCAGTGGCCCTGAGGCTGCGAGGTGGCGCCGGGCGCTGTGCTGGGTGGCTGGACGTGTTTTACAATGGGACGTGGGGCGCCGTGTGCAGTAACGCCCTGAAGGACACCTCCTTGTCCATCATCTGCACGCAGCTGGGctgtggggagcagggctggctgGAGAACAGGCCCACCCACACTAGCCTGGGCACCTCTTGGGTGGACAACATCCAGTGCCGCAGGCTGCAGAACTCCACGCTGTGGCAGTGCCCCTCAGCCCCATGGCACCCGCGGTCCTGCGCCCGTGGGGAGGAGGTCTGGATCACCTGTGCAG GATTGTCAGAGATATCGACACAAGATTCTGGGGAGGCCCTCAATTGCTCCTCGACCGACAGCTGCCCAG AGGAGGGGGCACTGCGCGTGCGCGGGGGTGAGGACCGCTGCTCAGGCCGCGTGGAGCTCTGGCACGCCGGCTCCTGGGGCACCGTGTGCGACGACTCCTGGGACCTGGCGGACGCCGAGGTCGTGTGCCGCCAGCTGGGCTGCGGCTGGGCTGTGGGCGCCCTGGCAGGGGCTGCCTTCGGGCCGGGCTCTGGGCCCGTGTGGCTGGACGAGGTGGGGTGCCGGGGCAGCGAGGCGTCCCTGTGGGGCTGCCCCGTGGAGCCGTGGGGACGCGGAGACTGCGGGCACAAGGAGGACGCGGGTGTGCGCTGCTCCG GTGACAGAGGGTCCCTAACCCTGCCCCCAGCATCAG CTGCCCTCAGGGCCGGGACTCTGCCCATGATCTTCAGCCTGGTCCTCGGCACGCTCCTGGTTGTCATCTCACTggtcctgggggcacagtggttccGGGGCAGAGGAGCCTGCGGGG GTTCCGGAACGTTGGGGAATCTGCCCTCGGAAGGTGTTTATGAGGACGTTGGAGCTGTCCCCATGGGGGAGGAAGACGAGGGGCCTCGAGTGTCCCGGGCCCTGGTGCTGGGAGAGGAATATGACGACACTGGGGAGCCCGAGGAGGGGGACGCGGACGAGGCGGCCCCCCTGAACGCCACGGGTGTGCACCTCTGCGCCTTGGCGTCCCCGGCGCTTTTCCTGCTGTACTGCTCCTATGCCCAGGGCTCTGCTCCAGCCAGCCCCTACATCTAA